Proteins encoded in a region of the Podarcis muralis chromosome 4, rPodMur119.hap1.1, whole genome shotgun sequence genome:
- the ING1 gene encoding inhibitor of growth protein 1 isoform X2, with product MVEVVENRTRQVDSHVELFETCQETNDTTGNSGKTNQEKSKNETITQAEKPNNKRSRRQRNNENRENASNNHDHDDITSGTPKEKKAKKSNKKKRSKAKAEREASPADLPIDPNEPTYCLCNQVSYGEMIGCDNDECPIEWFHFSCVGLNHKPKGKWYCPKCRGENEKTMDKALEKSKKERAYNR from the coding sequence ATGGTAGAAGTTGTTGAGAACAGAACCAGGCAAGTTGACAGCCACGTAGAACTGTTTGAGACCTGCCAAGAGACCAATGACACGACTGGGAACAGCGGCAAAACTAACCAAGAGAAGTCAAAGAACGAGACAATCACTCAGGCCGAGAAGCCCAACAACAAGCGGTCCCGGCGGCAAAGAAATAACGAGAACCGAGAGAACGCTTCTAATAATCACGACCACGACGATATCACCTCAGGAACTCCTAAGGAGAAGAAAGCGAAAAAGTCCAATAAAAAGAAGCGGTCCAAGgccaaagcagagagggaggcttCTCCAGCCGACCTCCCCATTGATCCGAATGAGCCAACCTATTGTCTGTGTAATCAGGTCTCCTATGGAGAAATGATCGGCTGTGATAATGATGAGTGCCCAATAGAGTGGTTTCACTTTTCGTGTGTGGGACTCAATCACAAACCAAAGGGCAAGTGGTACTGTCCCAAATGCAGAGGAGAAAATGAGAAAACTATGGACAAAGCACTGGAGAAATCTAAAAAAGAAAGAGCCTACAACAGGTAG